In Ferrimicrobium acidiphilum DSM 19497, the genomic stretch AGCGAGCAATAGATGCGATAGCGAGGTCTGACAGTATCGAGCGTGCAGGTACGTCGCGAACCCTTGCCTGTTCCTCTCTCCATGCGGCGATCCTTGCGGCGATTCGACGATTACGTTCGTCATCTAAGGCACGACACTCACGAATTTTCGTCCACGCTAGTTCGACTGGAACCTCAGAACGGCGACGGCGCACTACTGCTGCCATCTCCTCAAGCGCCCAGTCACGACGATGCATGGAATCGAGTTCCGCCACAATCCTGCGCTCGAGCTCTTCGAGATAGAGCACATCGGTGGCGGCGTAGTCGATCTGCTCTGGGCTTAGCGGTCTGGCCATCCAATCCGAGAGCCGCGCACCCTTAGCGATAGTCACGCGTAAGAACTGGTGCAGGAGAGCCCCCAGGGAGGCATGACTAATACCAAGAAATCCTGCAGCCACCTGCGTATCGAAGAGCTGTACCGGGCGCGCACCAACAGCACGTTCTAGTATCTCAAGATCCTGCTCACTCGCGTGGAAGACAAACTTTATCTTCTCATCCACGAAGATCTCCTCCAGAGGAGAGAGATCGAGATCGAGAGGGTCGATCAAGAAGATCAGGTCACCGATCCTCGCCTGCACCAAAGCCAGCTTCGGATAGTAGCTCCGCTCTCGATGAAACTCAGTATCGACGGCTACCGCACCGATCTCCTTCGCCTCCTTCACAACCTCGGCGAGGTCAGTTTCAGTGGCGACCCATCGTAATCGAATGCCCTGTCTGTGGACCAAAGCCGCCGTCAGATCCGGCATTGCACCGTCATCAGCACCCTCGACGGTACCGCTATGACCATAGCGACCAAAACGCTCCAAGCTACCTCTATCCTTCGCCATTAGCCGCCATAGTGCATTCGAGTATCCGACATCGCTAACACCGCCGACCACTCCTCGAGAGGCTGACGTAGTACCATGTTATCGACAGAAGTGGTAACGAGCCAATGGCTGCCAAGCTGGCTACTAGAAATCACCCGCCCCACCACCATACCTAGCGAATCGCTGGGCATCCATAATCCGGAGCTACCCTCACGGACTACCGGGACGCCACTTGCGCTCATCGTCTCCTGATCAAAGATTGGAGCCTTTGCAAACTTGCGGGCGAGCGGCGCTTGGTCCCGATCAAGAAACACCAGGCCAATGGTGGAATCCTTGCTTATGAACTCTAAGGCGATCGCGCCATCCTCAATCGACATAGCGAGCCTGCGCGGTGTCTTGGCTACCTGCATGACGAGCGATATCGTCATAAAGTGCAACCTATCCTCTTGAGCTAAACTGAGAAGATAGAGACCCGACGTCATGGCCCATAGGGCACGGCGCAACTGAGCGTCATCGTCAGTAACTACACTCTCACCCATGTCCTGTCCCTTCTGCGACCTCATCAACCACCCTGATGATCCGCATGTAATCGAGGTCGGAGCGCACACGAGCGTTCTCTTGGATCGTGCCCCGGTCTTTTTGGGTCATGCATTGATAGTGCCCACTGCTCACGTTGAGCATCTCTTGGTAGCCGATCCCGAGGTTGTGATCGAGGTAATGAGGCGATCGCAAGAGGTGGCGATTGCTGCGATGGATGCCTATCGGGCAGACGGCATTCTGACCGTCACCAACACCATCGTCTCTCAATCGGTACCGCATCTTCATGTTCATGTTATTGCGAGGCATCAAGGAGACGGCGGCCTGCGAGGGTTTCTTTGGCCACGAAAGCGCTACTCCTCACAGGAGGAGCTTCTAGAGTATCGCGATCGACTCCGTGGCTCACTCGTCGGCCGCTCCCCTTATGCATCGGACTAGACAGTAGTCCTTCTTGCCCCGGCGCAACACCAACAGGCGACCGTCGATTAGCATCTCCCTGGTGACGACGAGACTTTCGCGTTGTTGTGATCCGTTCACATAGAGCCCGCCTTGACTAAGGTTGCGTCTCAATTCGGATTTGGATGCAAAGAGCGATGTGCGAGAGACGAGTTCGACCA encodes the following:
- a CDS encoding flavin reductase — encoded protein: MGESVVTDDDAQLRRALWAMTSGLYLLSLAQEDRLHFMTISLVMQVAKTPRRLAMSIEDGAIALEFISKDSTIGLVFLDRDQAPLARKFAKAPIFDQETMSASGVPVVREGSSGLWMPSDSLGMVVGRVISSSQLGSHWLVTTSVDNMVLRQPLEEWSAVLAMSDTRMHYGG
- a CDS encoding HIT family protein, with the protein product MSCPFCDLINHPDDPHVIEVGAHTSVLLDRAPVFLGHALIVPTAHVEHLLVADPEVVIEVMRRSQEVAIAAMDAYRADGILTVTNTIVSQSVPHLHVHVIARHQGDGGLRGFLWPRKRYSSQEELLEYRDRLRGSLVGRSPYASD
- a CDS encoding ribonuclease D translates to MAKDRGSLERFGRYGHSGTVEGADDGAMPDLTAALVHRQGIRLRWVATETDLAEVVKEAKEIGAVAVDTEFHRERSYYPKLALVQARIGDLIFLIDPLDLDLSPLEEIFVDEKIKFVFHASEQDLEILERAVGARPVQLFDTQVAAGFLGISHASLGALLHQFLRVTIAKGARLSDWMARPLSPEQIDYAATDVLYLEELERRIVAELDSMHRRDWALEEMAAVVRRRRSEVPVELAWTKIRECRALDDERNRRIAARIAAWREEQARVRDVPARSILSDLAIASIARSAPQSRSELTRLRGVDGRRLDAEMVGHLLELVVSDQPVGTATAELAISATMRPELAPVVLLSASVVQAKAFDLGIDPALIASRDEIVDFVIRRRGGLSRGWRYQVCGAELGALLAGERKIEVTGGEHLHVRPVSEGTH